A part of Bacillus thuringiensis genomic DNA contains:
- the helD gene encoding RNA polymerase recycling motor HelD, which produces MNKKLDQEQKRLDTVIETITQQIDKLENETGRRRAEVINIRKHFWDDVKVNTDTFDDYLETVINLRQQAQSLAVTQITHKHTFNRLAALRRMHKAPYFGRIDFKEEGESAAEQIYIGVATLTDASGENFLIYDWRAPISSVYYDYPPGPAEYSTPGGVIHGNVEKKLQYIIQNGEIDSMFDTSLTIGDEILQQALGKGTNKHMQSIVATIQREQNEIIRHDEGRLLIVQGAAGSGKTSAALQRIAYLLYKYREWLKADQIILFSPNSMFNSYVSNVLPELGEENMQQVTFQEYLNHRLSKSFDVEDPYEQLEYMLTEANSPTYKTRNASIRFKASTQFFEMIRVYRQSLESSGMLFRGMKFRGKLIASAKEIAEQFYNTDSSLRFHNRIEKLTDWLNKQIDALEKAELKKPWVEEEIELLSKDEYQKAYKYLQKKGEFDDNSFHDFEKETKVLGRMIVRKKLKPLRKGVQTLRFINFTGIYKQLFTDASLVTGEKPKEWDDICSLTVNMLDEGKLYYEDATPFLLLKELIEGFQTNRSIKHVLVDEAQDYSPFQFEFLKRLFPAARMTVLGDFNQAIFAHASEAVNFNTLTSLYGPDETNGINLTRSYRSTKPIIEFTRALVPEGNNIHAFERDGEKPTVTKVSNFSELHDRITAKVAELQKEQHNTIAIICKSAAESATAYEALSHIENIKLVKSNSAEYEQGIVVIPAYLAKGIEFDAVIIYDASKDAYSDESVRRLFYTACTRAMHELQLYSVGEVSPFILGADSESFELITKTP; this is translated from the coding sequence ATGAATAAAAAACTTGATCAAGAGCAAAAAAGATTGGATACCGTAATCGAAACGATTACGCAGCAAATTGATAAACTGGAAAACGAAACTGGCAGACGCCGGGCAGAAGTAATCAATATTCGTAAACATTTCTGGGATGACGTGAAAGTAAATACTGATACTTTTGATGATTATCTTGAAACAGTTATCAACTTAAGACAACAAGCTCAGTCACTAGCTGTCACACAAATTACCCATAAGCACACCTTTAATCGGCTTGCCGCATTAAGACGCATGCATAAAGCACCTTACTTCGGGCGAATTGATTTCAAAGAAGAAGGAGAATCTGCTGCGGAGCAAATTTATATCGGCGTAGCTACACTTACTGATGCAAGCGGAGAAAACTTTCTTATATATGACTGGCGCGCACCCATTTCGAGTGTGTACTACGATTATCCACCAGGGCCAGCTGAATACAGTACACCAGGAGGCGTAATCCACGGTAATGTGGAGAAAAAATTGCAATACATTATTCAAAATGGCGAGATTGATTCTATGTTCGATACGAGCCTGACCATTGGCGATGAAATTCTGCAACAAGCGCTCGGAAAAGGTACGAACAAACATATGCAGAGCATCGTCGCTACGATTCAGCGCGAGCAAAATGAAATTATCCGTCACGATGAAGGCCGACTCCTTATCGTGCAAGGAGCTGCTGGTAGTGGTAAAACGTCAGCTGCCCTGCAACGAATCGCCTACTTACTATATAAATATCGCGAATGGCTAAAAGCGGATCAAATTATTCTCTTCTCCCCTAACTCTATGTTCAACAGCTACGTATCTAACGTACTACCTGAACTCGGTGAAGAAAATATGCAGCAAGTGACATTCCAAGAATATTTAAACCATAGACTAAGTAAGTCATTTGACGTTGAAGACCCTTATGAGCAATTAGAATATATGCTAACTGAAGCGAATAGCCCTACCTATAAAACGAGAAATGCTAGCATTCGATTTAAAGCATCTACTCAATTTTTCGAGATGATTAGAGTGTACAGACAATCTCTTGAATCTTCAGGCATGCTATTTAGAGGAATGAAATTTAGAGGAAAACTGATTGCCTCTGCTAAAGAAATCGCAGAGCAATTTTACAATACCGACTCCTCCCTCCGTTTCCATAATCGAATTGAAAAGTTAACGGATTGGCTAAATAAACAAATAGATGCACTCGAAAAAGCAGAACTGAAAAAGCCTTGGGTAGAAGAAGAAATTGAATTACTTAGTAAAGATGAATACCAAAAGGCTTATAAATATTTACAGAAAAAAGGGGAGTTTGACGACAACTCCTTTCATGATTTTGAGAAAGAAACGAAAGTACTCGGACGTATGATTGTCCGTAAAAAATTGAAACCGCTTCGTAAAGGTGTTCAAACATTGCGTTTCATCAATTTCACAGGCATATACAAACAACTCTTCACAGATGCATCATTGGTTACTGGAGAAAAACCGAAAGAATGGGATGATATTTGCTCATTAACAGTAAACATGCTCGATGAAGGAAAGCTATATTATGAGGATGCGACTCCATTCTTACTTTTAAAAGAATTAATTGAAGGCTTCCAAACGAATAGATCGATTAAACACGTACTCGTAGACGAAGCGCAAGATTATTCGCCGTTTCAGTTCGAGTTTTTAAAACGTCTCTTCCCTGCTGCAAGAATGACTGTACTCGGAGACTTTAACCAAGCGATATTTGCCCATGCGAGTGAAGCAGTGAATTTCAATACACTTACTAGCTTATACGGACCAGATGAAACGAACGGCATTAACTTAACTCGTAGCTATCGCTCAACAAAACCGATTATTGAATTTACACGTGCTCTCGTACCGGAAGGCAATAACATTCATGCCTTTGAACGTGACGGCGAGAAACCTACAGTGACGAAAGTGTCTAATTTCAGCGAACTGCACGACCGTATTACTGCCAAAGTCGCTGAACTACAAAAAGAGCAGCACAATACGATCGCAATTATATGTAAATCTGCAGCTGAAAGCGCCACTGCCTACGAAGCACTTAGTCATATCGAGAATATCAAACTCGTGAAAAGTAACTCGGCCGAGTACGAACAAGGCATTGTCGTGATCCCTGCTTACTTAGCGAAGGGTATCGAATTTGACGCTGTTATTATTTACGATGCTTCTAAAGATGCATACAGTGATGAGAGCGTTCGTAGATTATTCTACACTGCTTGCACACGTGCAATGCATGAGTTGCAACTTTATAGCGTTGGCGAAGTTAGTCCTTTTATACTTGGGGCTGATTCGGAGAGTTTTGAGCTTATAACGAAAACACCTTGA